The following coding sequences are from one Eucalyptus grandis isolate ANBG69807.140 chromosome 11, ASM1654582v1, whole genome shotgun sequence window:
- the LOC120289361 gene encoding LOW QUALITY PROTEIN: senescence-specific cysteine protease SAG39-like (The sequence of the model RefSeq protein was modified relative to this genomic sequence to represent the inferred CDS: inserted 3 bases in 2 codons; deleted 1 base in 1 codon), translating to MYEMHEQWMARYGRVYTDMDERQSRFQIFKANIRLIEPFNRGSGKPYKLSVNQFADLTNEEFKARNRFKSHVXSAEAASFKYGNGTAVPSSMDWRKKGAVXPVKNQGQCGCCWAFSAVAAVEGIHEITTGKLISLSEQELVDCDVRSQDQGCEGGWMDSAFQFVEKHGLTTEMNYPYTGTDGKCNAKRRAVTIKGYEDVPANSEEALLKAVANQPVSVAIDAGGFEFQFYSSGVFTGACGTDLDHGVAAIGYGTSDDGTKYWLVKNSWGAEWGEEGYIRMQRDVTAKEGLCGIAMKASYPTA from the exons ATGTACGAGATGCACGAGCAATGGATGGCCCGTTACGGGCGTGTGTACACGGACATGGACGAGAGGCAAAGCCGTTTCCAGATATTCAAGGCAAACATACGACTGATTGAGCCGTTTAATCGGGGAAGTGGCAAGCCTTACAAGCTAAGCGTCAATCAGTTTGCCGACCTCACGAATGAAGAATTCAAGGCGAGGAACCGATTCAAGTCACATGT CTCCGCCGAGGCCGCGTCCTTCAAGTACGGAAATGGCACCGCGGTGCCTTCCAGCATGGattggagaaagaaaggagcCG ACCCTGTTAAGAACCAAGGCCAATGTG GATGTTGTTGGGCTTTTTCAGCCGTGGCAGCGGTGGAAGGAATCCATGAAATCACCACAGGTAAGTTGATTTCCCTT TCCGAGCAAGAGTTGGTCGACTGCGACGTCCGCAGCCAGGACCAAGGATGCGAAGGCGGTTGGATGGATAGCGCATTCCAATTCGTCGAGAAGCACGGCCTCACTACTGAGATGAATTACCCCTACACAGGCACGGACGGTAAGTGCAATGCAAAACGCCGTGCCGTGACCATAAAGGGATACGAAGACGTTCCTGCCAATAGCGAGGAGGCGTTGCTGAAAGCTGTCGCTAACCAGCCGGTTTCTGTGGCCATCGATGCCGGAGGATTTGAGTTCCAATTCTACTCCAGCGGCGTGTTCACCGGAGCCTGTGGGACAGATTTGGACCATGGTGTCGCCGCCATCGGGTACGGGACCAGCGACGACGGTACCAAGTATTGGTTGGTGAAGAACTCGTGGGGCGCGGAATGGGGGGAGGAAGGGTACATAAGGATGCAGAGAGATGTTACCGCTAAGGAAGGCCTCTGCGGCATAGCAATGAAGGCGTCTTATCCTACTGCATGA